In a single window of the Bacillota bacterium genome:
- a CDS encoding DUF2344 domain-containing protein yields MAIIRIKYEKLQPVRYISHLDLMRAFERALRRAQMPIAYTQGFHPRPKFSLASALAVGITSEAEYGDFELVQAVNPEEFAAKVNAYLPEGVRILAASLVAEDTPKLMAVVDRATYRCIASPTPGVDIEAVTEAADQLMASPQVVITRERKGKIREVDIRPFLFDISVAPAPDELTEQDLDKLAIDFEVASGSAGNLRPEELLRLLPIEPHQTIHRTGLFITVNGKPESPMEGIPRGVESEGS; encoded by the coding sequence GTGGCGATCATCAGAATTAAGTATGAAAAATTGCAGCCTGTGCGGTACATCTCACATTTGGATTTGATGCGAGCCTTCGAAAGGGCGCTGCGACGGGCCCAGATGCCTATAGCCTACACACAGGGATTTCATCCTCGCCCAAAGTTCTCCCTCGCTTCGGCCTTGGCAGTGGGAATTACCAGTGAGGCAGAGTACGGGGACTTTGAATTGGTACAAGCTGTTAACCCCGAGGAGTTTGCTGCCAAGGTGAATGCTTATTTACCCGAGGGCGTCAGGATCCTAGCGGCCAGTCTGGTAGCCGAGGACACTCCGAAATTGATGGCTGTGGTGGACCGGGCCACCTATCGTTGTATCGCCAGTCCCACCCCGGGTGTTGATATTGAGGCCGTCACAGAGGCTGCGGACCAGCTAATGGCATCACCCCAGGTGGTGATTACCAGAGAACGCAAGGGCAAAATCCGAGAAGTAGATATTAGACCCTTTCTCTTCGATATTTCAGTAGCGCCAGCTCCCGATGAGTTAACTGAGCAGGATTTAGACAAGCTGGCTATTGATTTTGAGGTGGCCTCCGGTAGTGCTGGAAACCTAAGGCCGGAGGAGCTACTGCGATTGTTACCGATTGAACCGCATCAAACTATCCACAGAACTGGGTTATTTATCACGGTGAATGGGAAACCGGAGAGCCCAATGGAAGGTATTCCAAGGGGGGTTGAGAGTGAAGGGAGTTAA
- a CDS encoding Rne/Rng family ribonuclease, with protein sequence MQKEIIINCSDGEKRAALLEDRRLVEVYFEGGNHDNIVGNIYKGRVANVLPGMSAAFVDIGLEKNAFLYMDDAVNQLSRGKMRPAAKKVRNIRDVVREGQEIIVQVTKEPIGTKGARVVTELSLAGRYTVLMPTVDYIGVSRRISDKKERARLKEIAAQIQPKNMGLIVRTVAEGKGVQELKQDVELLLKVWKTTKRRAKRYPSPSLIYKDHDLVFRMLRDVFSSDFDKLIVDSRTEYEKILDVLDVLAPHLRSRVYYYHEGIPIFEFYGIEAEIGKALRSKVWLPSGGYIVIDQTEALTSIDVNTGKFTGSKNLEDTVVKTNLEAAEEIARQLRLRDIGGIIVIDFIDMDRKKDEELVLARLTECTNEERTKTHVIGFTSLGMVEMTRKKVRESIKDTLQQPCPYCAGTGRVLSEETLAHQVERRIVAAARDEDIAGVYVELHPQIAAKVIGPGGANVRRLEEKTGKVIVVKGRDDFHFEQVEITATQDEGHLVHRATPVHQGQVLDMEVQDLHSGRPTDGISRLNGYVVDIEGAADYVGKKLKVEITKVFRTYAKGKMING encoded by the coding sequence ATGCAAAAAGAGATTATTATCAACTGCTCCGATGGCGAGAAGCGAGCAGCTTTATTGGAGGACCGCCGGTTAGTCGAAGTTTACTTTGAAGGCGGCAACCACGATAACATCGTGGGTAATATCTACAAAGGTCGGGTGGCCAATGTCTTGCCGGGTATGTCTGCCGCCTTTGTTGACATCGGACTAGAAAAGAACGCCTTTCTGTATATGGACGATGCCGTTAATCAGTTGAGCCGGGGAAAGATGCGGCCGGCAGCAAAGAAGGTCCGAAATATTCGCGATGTGGTTAGAGAAGGACAGGAAATTATTGTCCAGGTAACCAAGGAACCCATCGGCACCAAGGGCGCTAGAGTGGTTACCGAGTTGTCCTTGGCCGGTAGGTACACGGTTTTGATGCCCACAGTGGACTATATCGGTGTATCCCGGCGCATCAGTGACAAGAAAGAGCGGGCAAGACTGAAGGAAATTGCGGCCCAGATCCAGCCGAAGAACATGGGACTCATCGTGCGGACGGTGGCCGAAGGTAAGGGTGTCCAAGAACTCAAACAGGACGTAGAACTTTTGCTCAAGGTCTGGAAGACGACGAAACGACGGGCCAAGCGGTATCCGTCCCCCAGCCTCATCTACAAAGACCATGACCTGGTATTTCGGATGCTGCGGGATGTTTTCTCCAGTGATTTTGATAAGCTGATTGTCGATTCGCGGACAGAGTACGAGAAGATTTTGGATGTCTTGGATGTCCTGGCACCCCATCTGCGGTCTCGAGTGTACTACTACCATGAAGGGATCCCGATTTTTGAGTTCTACGGGATCGAGGCGGAGATCGGCAAAGCACTCCGTTCCAAGGTATGGCTGCCCAGCGGTGGGTATATCGTCATCGATCAGACCGAGGCCTTGACCAGCATCGACGTCAACACCGGCAAGTTTACCGGCTCAAAGAATCTAGAAGATACCGTGGTTAAGACCAATCTCGAGGCTGCCGAGGAAATCGCGCGGCAACTGCGCCTGCGGGACATCGGCGGGATTATCGTCATCGATTTTATCGATATGGATAGGAAGAAGGACGAGGAGTTGGTCTTGGCCCGACTGACGGAATGCACCAATGAAGAGCGAACCAAGACCCATGTCATCGGCTTTACCAGCCTGGGAATGGTGGAAATGACCCGCAAGAAGGTGCGGGAAAGTATTAAGGATACTCTCCAACAACCCTGTCCCTATTGCGCCGGTACCGGTAGAGTTTTGTCCGAGGAAACCCTGGCCCATCAAGTGGAACGACGAATTGTTGCTGCTGCCCGGGATGAGGATATCGCCGGGGTATATGTGGAGCTGCACCCCCAGATCGCTGCCAAGGTAATTGGTCCCGGTGGGGCCAATGTCCGCCGGTTAGAGGAGAAGACCGGGAAAGTGATTGTAGTTAAGGGCCGGGATGATTTTCACTTTGAACAGGTGGAAATTACCGCCACCCAAGATGAGGGCCACCTGGTCCATCGGGCCACTCCGGTCCATCAGGGACAAGTGCTGGATATGGAGGTACAGGATCTGCATTCCGGTCGGCCCACCGATGGAATTTCTCGACTCAATGGATACGTTGTCGATATTGAAGGAGCAGCGGATTACGTCGGGAAAAAACTCAAGGTCGAGATTACTAAGGTTTTTCGCACCTATGCTAAAGGCAAAATGATCAATGGATAG
- the rplU gene encoding 50S ribosomal protein L21: MYAIIETGGKQYKVAPGDVIRVEKLSSEVDSEITLDKVLLVENDGELKVGSPVVDGAKVTAKVLSHGRGKKILVFKYKPKKNYRRRQGHRQPYTELRIEKIEA; this comes from the coding sequence ATGTACGCGATTATCGAAACCGGTGGAAAGCAGTATAAGGTAGCTCCCGGCGATGTGATTCGGGTGGAGAAGCTTTCCAGCGAAGTGGATTCCGAGATTACCTTGGACAAAGTTCTCCTCGTGGAAAATGATGGTGAGCTCAAGGTGGGCAGCCCCGTTGTTGACGGTGCTAAGGTCACCGCTAAGGTTCTCAGCCACGGCAGAGGGAAGAAGATTCTTGTCTTCAAGTACAAGCCGAAGAAGAACTATCGGCGGCGCCAAGGTCATCGGCAACCCTACACCGAGCTTCGCATCGAAAAGATTGAGGCTTAG
- a CDS encoding ribosomal-processing cysteine protease Prp, producing MIRIQIWRRATGSIDRFRLEGHSGYAPLGQDIVCAAVSALAQTAVLGLMSVVQMDVEVEVDAEIGLLDCRIPRADRGSDATLDQQAAILETMVLGLREIEAQYPQYVTIKEMTTDR from the coding sequence ATGATCAGGATCCAGATCTGGCGCAGGGCCACAGGGTCCATTGACCGTTTTCGCCTAGAGGGGCATTCTGGCTATGCGCCCTTGGGACAGGACATTGTCTGTGCGGCGGTATCGGCCTTGGCTCAGACCGCCGTCCTTGGTCTTATGTCAGTGGTGCAGATGGATGTAGAGGTAGAAGTCGACGCCGAAATCGGACTATTGGATTGTCGAATCCCACGGGCAGATAGGGGCAGTGATGCCACCTTAGACCAACAGGCAGCGATCTTGGAGACAATGGTGTTGGGACTGCGGGAAATCGAGGCGCAGTATCCCCAATACGTGACGATCAAGGAAATGACTACGGATAGATAA
- the rpmA gene encoding 50S ribosomal protein L27 produces MFKFNLQLFASKKGVGSSRNGRDSESKRLGVKRGDGQFVSAGSILVRQRGTKFHAGANVRVGKDDTLFTTIDGYVSFERLGKSRKQVSVYAEPQVTA; encoded by the coding sequence ATGTTCAAGTTTAATCTGCAATTGTTTGCCAGTAAGAAGGGTGTCGGTAGTTCCCGTAACGGTCGTGACAGCGAGTCGAAGCGACTGGGAGTAAAGCGCGGGGATGGTCAGTTCGTTTCCGCTGGCAGCATCTTGGTGCGTCAGAGAGGTACCAAGTTCCATGCCGGTGCTAACGTTAGAGTGGGTAAGGATGACACCCTGTTTACCACCATCGATGGATATGTGTCCTTTGAGCGGCTGGGCAAGAGCAGGAAACAGGTAAGTGTGTATGCCGAACCGCAGGTAACTGCCTAG
- the obgE gene encoding GTPase ObgE, producing the protein MQFIDKVKISVTAGKGGNGVVRFRREKYVPAGGPAGGDGGDGGDVILEVDPNLTTLVDFRYRRKYKAQDGEDGGSFNRFGKDAPDLIIGVPPGTILKDPETDEILADMTVPGQRVVVAKGGRGGRGNTRFKSPTRQAPQFAEQGLPGWSRELVLELKLLADVGLVGYPNVGKSTFISRISAAKPKIADYPFTTLVPNLGVVSMGEGNSFVVADIPGLIEGAHAGVGLGHEFLRHVERCRVLVHMIDMSGYEGRDPREDYRQILYELEQYSPELAQRPQIVVANKMDLPNAAVNLEEFRREYPQLTVYEMSAATGQGIDAVLSAMWSVVREMREAEPVKEGQEVPEVLVLEPAVKKAELRDFTITQDDEDEAFVVKGQGLEGLMLRIDFNNEESVKWFLRLLEDIGVVAQLREAGIEDGDTVRVGEYEFEFVD; encoded by the coding sequence ATGCAATTTATTGATAAGGTAAAGATTTCCGTTACCGCCGGCAAGGGCGGCAACGGGGTGGTCCGTTTTCGCCGGGAGAAATATGTGCCCGCCGGGGGACCCGCGGGTGGCGATGGCGGGGACGGCGGTGACGTGATCCTCGAAGTGGATCCAAACCTGACTACCCTGGTGGATTTTCGGTATCGCCGGAAGTACAAAGCCCAGGATGGGGAGGACGGTGGTTCCTTCAATCGGTTTGGCAAAGATGCTCCCGATCTCATTATTGGGGTGCCGCCGGGTACCATCCTTAAGGACCCAGAGACCGATGAGATCCTGGCGGACATGACGGTGCCCGGCCAGCGGGTGGTGGTGGCCAAGGGGGGGCGAGGCGGGCGAGGAAACACCCGGTTCAAGAGTCCAACTCGGCAGGCGCCACAATTTGCGGAACAGGGTTTGCCGGGATGGTCCCGGGAGTTAGTCTTAGAACTAAAGCTCTTGGCCGATGTTGGCCTGGTGGGCTATCCCAACGTAGGGAAATCCACCTTCATCTCTCGAATCTCAGCGGCCAAGCCGAAGATCGCCGATTACCCCTTTACCACCTTGGTGCCAAACCTTGGTGTGGTGTCTATGGGTGAGGGCAACAGCTTCGTGGTGGCAGATATTCCCGGCCTCATCGAAGGAGCCCACGCCGGTGTGGGCTTGGGGCACGAGTTTCTCCGTCATGTGGAAAGGTGCCGAGTGCTGGTCCACATGATCGATATGTCGGGATACGAAGGTAGAGACCCTCGGGAGGATTACCGGCAGATTCTCTACGAACTGGAGCAGTACAGTCCGGAATTGGCCCAGCGGCCGCAAATTGTTGTGGCCAATAAGATGGATCTGCCCAACGCGGCTGTCAACCTGGAGGAGTTTCGCCGGGAGTATCCGCAACTGACGGTATATGAGATGTCGGCTGCCACCGGCCAAGGCATCGATGCTGTCCTTTCGGCGATGTGGTCGGTGGTTCGGGAGATGCGGGAGGCGGAACCGGTGAAGGAAGGTCAGGAGGTACCGGAGGTTCTGGTGCTGGAGCCTGCCGTGAAGAAGGCTGAACTTCGGGACTTCACCATCACCCAGGATGATGAGGACGAAGCCTTTGTGGTGAAGGGCCAAGGTCTCGAGGGGCTGATGCTTCGGATCGATTTCAACAATGAGGAGTCGGTCAAATGGTTTCTGCGACTGCTGGAGGATATCGGGGTAGTAGCCCAGCTGCGGGAAGCAGGTATTGAAGACGGCGATACCGTTCGGGTCGGAGAGTATGAGTTTGAGTTTGTCGACTAG
- the yhbY gene encoding ribosome assembly RNA-binding protein YhbY produces the protein MLTSKQRAYLRSLGNELEPIVQVGKGGLSPNLITQVDEALEARELLKVRVLKNALADVRDVAEELAEETDADVVQVIGNIIMLYREASKDPQIILP, from the coding sequence ATGTTGACTAGTAAGCAGAGAGCCTATTTGCGTTCGCTGGGAAACGAGCTTGAACCCATTGTGCAGGTAGGCAAGGGGGGGCTGTCCCCCAATTTAATTACCCAGGTGGATGAGGCCCTAGAGGCTCGGGAGTTGTTGAAGGTTAGGGTTTTGAAAAACGCTTTAGCCGACGTGCGGGATGTGGCCGAAGAACTGGCGGAAGAAACCGATGCCGATGTAGTCCAGGTGATCGGTAATATCATTATGCTGTATCGTGAGGCCAGCAAAGACCCACAGATTATTTTGCCTTAG
- the proB gene encoding glutamate 5-kinase, whose product MFHKANRIVVKVGTSSLTYPTGKLNLHRLDKLAAQIADLWNEGRQVILVSSGAIGAGMSRLGLTRRPVTVPEKQAVAAVGQGQLMHIYEKIFSEYGWVVAQVLLTRSDLAERQRHLNARHALQTLLSLNVIPIINENDTVAVDEIKFGDNDTLAALVAGLVDADLLVLLSDVDGLYDRNPQEDNSAQLIPLVTDVSPELMQAAAGAGTALGTGGMVTKLRAARIAVKSGIPMCIANAATEGVLRALLAGEDIGTLFVPQSRALGQRKQWIAFSKSPAGAVLIDAGACQAVVEQGKSLLPVGVLQVQGQFRSGDLIQLLNEEGVEVARGLSNYSSTEVSLIAGKHSSQLSAILKGAIYEEVVHRDNLIVSQAPSENTSLPTGS is encoded by the coding sequence ATCTTCCACAAGGCTAACCGGATTGTGGTCAAGGTTGGTACCAGCAGTCTGACCTATCCCACTGGGAAGCTGAATTTGCACCGTTTGGACAAATTGGCAGCCCAGATCGCGGATTTGTGGAACGAAGGCAGGCAAGTTATCCTAGTTAGCTCCGGGGCCATCGGAGCCGGCATGAGTCGCTTAGGTTTGACTCGACGACCGGTAACGGTTCCGGAAAAGCAGGCTGTGGCCGCCGTGGGCCAGGGCCAATTGATGCACATTTACGAGAAAATCTTTAGCGAATACGGCTGGGTGGTGGCTCAAGTCCTCCTCACCCGGAGCGACTTGGCAGAACGCCAGCGTCATCTCAACGCTCGCCATGCGCTGCAGACCCTGTTGAGTCTCAATGTGATCCCGATTATCAATGAAAATGACACCGTTGCCGTTGATGAGATCAAGTTCGGTGATAACGACACCTTAGCAGCTTTGGTGGCGGGACTGGTGGACGCGGACCTGTTGGTGCTTCTTTCCGATGTGGATGGCCTGTATGATAGGAATCCCCAGGAAGACAACAGCGCCCAGTTGATACCCCTGGTCACCGACGTTAGTCCCGAGCTGATGCAGGCCGCGGCTGGGGCCGGCACTGCCTTGGGAACGGGAGGCATGGTGACCAAGCTAAGGGCCGCTCGGATCGCGGTGAAATCGGGAATCCCCATGTGTATCGCCAACGCCGCCACCGAAGGGGTGTTGCGGGCACTGCTGGCGGGAGAGGACATTGGTACATTGTTTGTTCCCCAGTCCCGGGCCCTGGGCCAACGGAAGCAGTGGATTGCCTTCAGCAAGTCGCCGGCAGGGGCAGTGCTGATCGATGCCGGTGCCTGTCAGGCGGTGGTGGAGCAGGGCAAGAGTTTGTTGCCAGTGGGAGTGCTCCAGGTTCAGGGGCAATTTCGTAGCGGAGATTTGATTCAGCTTCTCAACGAAGAGGGAGTGGAGGTGGCCCGGGGCCTAAGCAATTACTCCTCCACGGAAGTCAGCCTCATTGCCGGCAAGCACAGTTCCCAGCTATCGGCAATTCTCAAGGGAGCCATCTATGAAGAAGTGGTGCATCGGGATAACTTGATTGTCAGTCAAGCCCCGTCGGAAAACACAAGTCTACCCACCGGGAGTTGA
- a CDS encoding glutamate-5-semialdehyde dehydrogenase, translating into MSLRNDDVLAKCQGAKGAAPILALTATDVKNQALARIAAALTENQERILAANAEDVQAAKAKNLSGALIDRLTLTESRIAQMAQGLLEIAALPDPIGEKVRGIRRPNGLEIDQVRVPLGVVGIIYEARPNVTIDAAGLCLKAGNAVVLRGSSDALRSNQALVAIVRQELQALGLPVDAVTLIEDVSREAATEMMRMNQYLDVLIPRGGAGLIQTVKETATVPVIETGVGNCHAYIDASADLDMAEALVINGKCQRPGVCNALETLLVHREVAEDFLPRIVVSLKDKGVEVRGDEATRSWVEVEPAAESDWTTEYLDLILAVKVVDSLEEAIAHINRYGTKHSEAIVTEDYSAARCFMQAVDAAAVYVNASTRFTDGNEFGLGAEIGISTQTLHARGPMGLRELTTTKYIIQGNGQVR; encoded by the coding sequence ATGTCCCTTCGTAACGATGACGTCCTGGCCAAGTGTCAAGGTGCAAAAGGGGCGGCTCCGATCCTCGCCTTGACGGCCACCGATGTGAAGAACCAGGCTCTTGCCAGAATCGCGGCAGCATTGACCGAGAATCAGGAAAGGATTCTGGCGGCCAATGCCGAGGATGTCCAGGCCGCGAAGGCCAAGAATCTCAGTGGGGCTCTCATCGATCGTTTAACCCTAACGGAGAGCCGAATTGCACAAATGGCCCAGGGGCTTTTGGAGATCGCGGCCCTACCGGATCCCATCGGCGAAAAGGTGCGGGGAATTCGGCGGCCCAATGGGTTGGAAATCGACCAGGTTCGGGTCCCCTTGGGCGTGGTGGGGATCATCTATGAAGCCCGGCCCAACGTTACCATCGATGCGGCAGGGCTATGTCTCAAGGCAGGAAATGCCGTGGTTCTGCGGGGAAGTTCCGATGCTCTCCGGTCGAATCAGGCCTTGGTTGCCATCGTGCGGCAGGAACTGCAGGCCCTGGGTCTGCCGGTGGATGCCGTCACTTTGATTGAAGATGTCAGTCGCGAGGCGGCGACGGAAATGATGAGGATGAATCAGTACCTCGACGTCTTGATCCCCCGAGGGGGAGCCGGTCTGATTCAGACGGTGAAGGAGACGGCCACGGTGCCGGTCATCGAAACGGGGGTAGGCAATTGTCACGCTTATATCGATGCCTCCGCTGATCTAGACATGGCCGAGGCCCTTGTGATCAACGGCAAGTGTCAGCGACCGGGAGTGTGCAATGCCCTGGAGACTTTGTTGGTTCATCGAGAGGTGGCCGAGGACTTCTTGCCGCGGATCGTTGTCTCCCTGAAGGACAAAGGAGTAGAGGTGCGGGGCGATGAGGCCACCCGGAGCTGGGTTGAGGTGGAGCCCGCCGCTGAAAGTGATTGGACCACAGAATACCTGGACCTAATTCTAGCCGTTAAGGTTGTGGACAGTCTAGAGGAGGCCATCGCTCACATCAATCGCTATGGGACCAAACATTCCGAGGCCATTGTGACGGAGGATTATTCCGCCGCTCGGTGCTTTATGCAGGCAGTGGATGCTGCTGCCGTCTATGTCAATGCTTCCACTCGCTTTACCGACGGTAACGAGTTTGGGTTGGGGGCGGAGATCGGGATTTCCACTCAGACCCTGCACGCCCGGGGTCCCATGGGCCTGAGGGAATTGACGACGACGAAGTATATCATTCAAGGTAACGGACAGGTTCGGTAA
- a CDS encoding nicotinate-nucleotide adenylyltransferase, giving the protein MDVAQQETQQRLGILGGTFDPIHIGHLCLAQAALEELHLSQILFMPAARPPHKQDRAVTSAQARMEMVQRAVADNPAFAVSDLELARSGPSYTVGTLAQLGRLYPDYQLVLIIGLDSLLDMASWHRPEEILQSSHVAVAARPGFSFQDIEARLGSLFERYRSRIHFFSAPLLDISSTRLRELVRRGRSIRYLTPDEVADFVRREGLYQEGNEGE; this is encoded by the coding sequence ATGGACGTCGCCCAGCAGGAGACACAGCAGCGGTTAGGAATTTTAGGGGGCACCTTTGATCCCATTCATATCGGGCATTTGTGTTTGGCCCAGGCAGCCTTGGAAGAGCTGCACCTCAGTCAGATATTGTTTATGCCCGCAGCCCGGCCACCCCACAAACAAGACCGGGCGGTGACTTCTGCCCAGGCTAGGATGGAGATGGTCCAACGGGCCGTCGCGGATAATCCGGCCTTTGCCGTTTCCGATTTGGAGTTGGCTCGCTCCGGCCCTTCTTACACCGTGGGTACCTTGGCACAGCTTGGGAGGCTTTATCCTGATTACCAGTTGGTGTTAATAATTGGTCTAGACTCCCTATTAGATATGGCCAGCTGGCATCGGCCCGAGGAGATCCTGCAGTCCAGTCATGTGGCCGTGGCTGCCCGTCCAGGGTTTTCCTTCCAGGATATAGAAGCAAGACTGGGAAGCTTGTTTGAACGCTATCGGTCCCGGATTCACTTTTTCTCTGCACCCCTGCTGGATATTTCTTCTACTCGCCTGCGGGAGCTGGTCCGACGGGGACGGAGTATTCGCTATCTAACGCCCGATGAAGTAGCGGATTTTGTCCGCCGGGAAGGGTTGTACCAAGAGGGGAATGAAGGTGAATAG
- a CDS encoding site-specific DNA-methyltransferase gives MNRDKELPLALTERWTLPHPQWPQATWDLVLRHCSGEEWVQDLPDECIDLVYIDPPFATGREWKMQWDGGVTTSFADPVGDIEDYTQWLAQILAQVHRVLKPTGSLCVHLDWHAVHYVKVALDGIFGYSNFKNEIIWAYRTAGNSKRHFARKHDTILLYAKDVKEAKFNVLKQRSYLKKRYGYGAHYQEHFDPERQQYYTEVLMRDVWTDIPALKGCNRERVGYPTQKPLKLLERLILATTDPDDVVADFFCGSGTTLEAAVRHGRRFLGCDISQEAVTIARERLLRARKALAQMQLFEGEL, from the coding sequence GTGAATAGGGACAAGGAGCTGCCCCTGGCCTTGACGGAGCGATGGACCCTGCCCCATCCCCAGTGGCCGCAGGCAACCTGGGACCTGGTCCTTCGGCACTGCAGCGGGGAGGAGTGGGTACAGGACTTGCCCGATGAGTGTATCGACTTGGTATACATCGATCCTCCCTTTGCTACCGGTCGGGAGTGGAAGATGCAGTGGGATGGTGGCGTCACGACAAGTTTTGCCGATCCCGTAGGTGACATCGAAGATTATACCCAGTGGTTGGCCCAAATCTTAGCCCAGGTCCATCGGGTGCTGAAACCTACGGGTTCCCTGTGTGTGCATCTTGATTGGCATGCCGTCCACTATGTCAAGGTGGCCCTCGATGGGATCTTTGGCTACAGTAACTTCAAGAATGAGATTATTTGGGCCTATCGGACCGCGGGAAACAGCAAGCGACACTTTGCCCGGAAGCACGACACAATTCTGCTTTACGCCAAGGATGTGAAAGAGGCAAAGTTTAATGTGTTGAAGCAAAGGTCCTATCTAAAAAAGCGTTATGGTTACGGAGCCCACTACCAGGAGCATTTCGATCCAGAGAGGCAGCAGTATTACACCGAGGTGTTGATGCGGGATGTGTGGACCGATATCCCGGCGCTAAAAGGGTGCAACCGAGAACGGGTAGGCTATCCCACCCAGAAGCCATTGAAACTGCTGGAACGCCTAATTTTGGCCACCACCGACCCCGATGATGTGGTCGCTGACTTCTTTTGCGGCAGTGGCACAACTCTGGAAGCCGCAGTGCGGCATGGTCGGCGCTTTTTGGGATGTGACATCTCCCAGGAGGCTGTCACCATTGCCCGGGAGCGGTTGCTGAGGGCCAGAAAGGCCTTGGCGCAAATGCAGTTATTCGAAGGAGAGCTGTAA
- a CDS encoding HD domain-containing protein, protein MDTFAEMAAKVEGMVTPRRWRHILGVMETAEELALRQNCSREGARVAALLHDCAKDLPKNTLLKLIEDSGIVLDEVEGELYPLWHAPVGAVLARREFGVTDLDILAAIRYHTVGRAGMSLLEKIIYVADIIEPSRDWPGVDKLRSLVFADFAAGCLKALDSAITFILQQGSLLHPGTVAARNQLIREQRSAERR, encoded by the coding sequence GTGGATACCTTTGCCGAGATGGCAGCCAAAGTAGAAGGGATGGTTACCCCCCGGCGGTGGCGTCACATTCTAGGGGTGATGGAGACCGCAGAGGAGCTGGCGCTCAGGCAGAACTGCAGCCGGGAAGGGGCTCGAGTTGCTGCACTGCTCCATGATTGCGCTAAGGACCTTCCCAAGAACACCCTGTTGAAATTAATAGAAGATTCTGGTATAGTTTTGGATGAAGTTGAGGGGGAGCTTTACCCCCTGTGGCATGCCCCCGTAGGTGCGGTGCTAGCCCGCAGGGAGTTTGGGGTTACGGATCTGGACATTTTGGCGGCGATTCGCTATCATACCGTTGGTCGCGCGGGAATGTCCCTGTTGGAGAAGATTATTTATGTGGCAGATATCATTGAACCCAGTCGTGACTGGCCCGGGGTGGACAAGCTTCGCTCCTTGGTTTTTGCCGATTTTGCTGCCGGGTGCCTAAAGGCCCTTGATTCTGCCATCACCTTTATTTTGCAGCAAGGATCTTTGCTACATCCCGGGACGGTAGCAGCTCGCAATCAGTTGATCCGAGAGCAGCGGTCAGCAGAAAGAAGGTGA